A single Pseudodesulfovibrio aespoeensis Aspo-2 DNA region contains:
- a CDS encoding Tgt2/MlaC family protein: protein MVFKRLVLSMIFVCLLAVPAYSGSGQTPTQRVKDGVDQLIVILSDPKAKDPAQHDQTIAELRTAAEKFIDFKLVTMYAVGKPWTTMSPKMQDDMTEAFIQLLERSYLKNIPAYGGQDVNYTGEQIEGNRAKVFTELVDKDKKIIVEFRLRIVQELWMIYDVVAEGVSLVANYRSQFSQVLSSGTPEDLLKLIHERIEKLDRGQEDGSETVAAPQKG, encoded by the coding sequence ATGGTGTTCAAACGACTGGTTCTTTCGATGATCTTTGTGTGCCTTCTGGCGGTCCCGGCGTATTCCGGGTCCGGTCAGACCCCCACCCAGCGGGTCAAGGATGGCGTGGACCAGCTCATCGTGATCCTCAGCGACCCCAAGGCCAAGGATCCGGCGCAGCACGACCAGACCATTGCGGAACTGCGGACAGCCGCCGAGAAGTTCATCGATTTCAAGCTTGTGACCATGTACGCCGTGGGCAAGCCCTGGACCACCATGTCGCCCAAGATGCAGGATGACATGACCGAGGCGTTCATCCAGCTGCTGGAGCGGTCCTATCTCAAGAACATCCCTGCCTACGGCGGGCAGGATGTCAACTACACCGGGGAGCAGATCGAGGGCAACCGGGCCAAGGTATTCACCGAACTTGTCGACAAGGACAAGAAAATAATAGTTGAATTTCGGTTGAGAATCGTTCAAGAACTATGGATGATATACGATGTCGTTGCCGAGGGCGTGAGTCTGGTGGCGAACTATCGAAGCCAATTCTCTCAGGTGCTGAGCAGCGGAACGCCCGAGGACCTGTTGAAACTGATACACGAACGGATTGAGAAATTGGACCGTGGCCAGGAAGACGGGTCCGAGACCGTGGCCGCGCCGCAGAAAGGATGA
- a CDS encoding lysylphosphatidylglycerol synthase transmembrane domain-containing protein — protein MPTVIKRALPYALSTACIVYLLWEVDFSELADAFRMLSVHSIIIAQCILLLCFIPNSYRMASITNNEAGLMTSFRAVAVGIATNTILPVRLGEVAKAYVLNREANMPIERAMSAVFWERLADLNCLLLIGIATFALLDISAALLPLSFLVGLIWACLYLLKTRPHWFAALTDRLPSVPLKDFINRMLSALSQKRTFSDYFKLAACTIAIWLLFMGFIYYLIAAGTGLDLDSGQILTVVVASILGVAIPSAPAGIGVYESLVAGALIGTGASKEQALAIAIVLHIMQLLIPTLIGLFLMPSSFLRAGSSKKDRLAS, from the coding sequence ATGCCAACGGTCATAAAAAGAGCTCTCCCATATGCACTGAGTACGGCGTGCATAGTGTATCTGTTGTGGGAAGTTGATTTTAGCGAACTTGCTGATGCGTTTCGCATGCTGTCAGTTCATTCTATCATTATTGCTCAGTGCATTCTTTTATTATGTTTTATTCCAAACTCATATCGGATGGCCTCGATTACCAACAACGAAGCGGGACTAATGACCTCTTTCAGGGCCGTTGCAGTAGGGATAGCAACCAACACAATCCTGCCTGTTCGGCTTGGCGAGGTGGCCAAGGCTTACGTGCTCAACAGAGAGGCAAACATGCCAATTGAGCGAGCAATGAGCGCAGTTTTCTGGGAGCGGCTTGCGGATCTGAACTGTCTCCTTCTTATTGGCATAGCCACCTTTGCCCTGCTTGATATCTCTGCCGCCCTGCTCCCCTTGTCGTTTCTTGTCGGACTCATCTGGGCCTGCCTTTATTTGCTGAAGACACGCCCGCATTGGTTCGCGGCCCTGACAGATCGCTTACCATCAGTTCCACTGAAAGACTTCATCAACCGCATGCTTTCTGCATTGTCCCAGAAGAGAACGTTCAGCGACTACTTCAAGCTGGCCGCATGCACTATCGCCATCTGGCTTCTCTTCATGGGATTCATATATTATCTCATCGCAGCAGGCACTGGCCTTGACCTCGACAGCGGTCAGATCTTGACCGTCGTTGTGGCAAGCATATTGGGTGTGGCCATCCCCTCGGCTCCAGCCGGAATTGGCGTCTACGAGTCACTCGTGGCTGGAGCCCTGATCGGAACTGGCGCAAGCAAAGAACAAGCTCTGGCCATCGCCATCGTCTTGCACATCATGCAGCTTCTGATTCCCACACTGATCGGCCTGTTCTTGATGCCTAGTTCCTTTTTGCGTGCCGGGTCTTCCAAGAAAGACAGACTAGCGTCATGA
- the mlaD gene encoding outer membrane lipid asymmetry maintenance protein MlaD yields the protein MFKLKKETAVGLFVLVGLIAVGYMSVKLGKVQLFTDKYYSLHANFSDVSGLKANAPVQMFGVDIGFVKTITLDQDKGVARVSMMIEKQVALTDDAIVSVKTNGLIGDKYIKIAPGGVGDPVKPDDTLFDTNPAIDLEDLISKFAFGKV from the coding sequence ATGTTCAAGCTGAAAAAGGAAACCGCCGTTGGGCTCTTCGTTCTCGTCGGGCTGATCGCCGTGGGCTATATGAGCGTCAAGCTGGGCAAGGTCCAGCTCTTCACGGACAAGTATTATTCCCTCCACGCTAATTTCTCTGATGTTTCAGGCCTGAAGGCCAACGCGCCGGTGCAGATGTTCGGGGTGGACATAGGCTTTGTCAAGACCATCACCCTGGATCAGGACAAGGGCGTGGCCCGCGTGAGCATGATGATCGAGAAACAGGTGGCACTGACCGACGACGCCATCGTCTCGGTCAAGACCAACGGACTCATCGGCGACAAGTACATCAAGATCGCCCCGGGCGGTGTGGGTGATCCGGTCAAGCCGGATGACACCCTGTTCGACACCAATCCCGCCATCGACCTTGAGGATCTGATCAGCAAATTCGCCTTTGGCAAGGTTTAA
- a CDS encoding MlaE family ABC transporter permease, with amino-acid sequence MAEKAQGEPFSIAIPGRMFGRVLDELGGMFLFFLSAVALMFAGWGQFSKTVRQIYFIGVQSVTVIALIGLFTGMVMGMQLYYALSVFGADGFLGTGVALSMVRELAPVLAAIMLTGRAGSAMTAEIGVMRISEQIDALTIMGINPMRYLVAPKMAACLISFPILNAFFNLIALWGGWLTGVKLLGANEGVYWARVQGSLDWSDIQGGFIKSMVFAVLVCTICCFEGYYTHTRSGHAGPEGVSQSTTNAVVKSCVIILAADYVLTSLLW; translated from the coding sequence ATGGCCGAAAAGGCGCAAGGCGAACCGTTTTCCATCGCGATTCCCGGCAGGATGTTCGGGCGGGTGCTGGATGAGCTGGGAGGAATGTTCCTGTTCTTCCTGAGTGCCGTTGCGCTCATGTTCGCCGGGTGGGGTCAGTTCTCCAAGACGGTCCGCCAGATATATTTCATCGGCGTCCAGTCGGTCACGGTCATCGCCCTCATCGGACTTTTCACCGGCATGGTCATGGGCATGCAGCTCTATTACGCCCTGTCGGTCTTCGGGGCGGACGGGTTTCTGGGCACGGGCGTGGCCCTGTCCATGGTCCGCGAGCTGGCCCCGGTGCTGGCGGCCATCATGCTCACGGGCCGGGCCGGATCAGCCATGACCGCCGAGATCGGGGTCATGCGCATCTCCGAGCAGATCGACGCCCTGACCATCATGGGCATCAATCCCATGCGTTATCTGGTGGCCCCCAAGATGGCCGCCTGCCTGATCAGCTTTCCCATTCTCAACGCCTTCTTCAACCTCATCGCCCTGTGGGGCGGCTGGCTCACCGGCGTCAAGCTGCTGGGGGCCAACGAGGGCGTGTACTGGGCCAGGGTCCAGGGTTCTCTGGATTGGAGCGACATTCAGGGCGGGTTCATCAAGTCGATGGTCTTTGCCGTGCTGGTCTGCACCATCTGCTGCTTCGAGGGATACTACACCCACACCCGTTCGGGCCACGCAGGCCCCGAAGGCGTGAGCCAGTCCACGACCAACGCGGTGGTCAAGTCCTGCGTGATCATCCTGGCGGCGGACTATGTCCTCACGTCGCTTCTCTGGTAG
- a CDS encoding HD domain-containing protein: MADMDGRDRLTRLADFFFECGMLRKTPRTGYQFLGTGSETVAEHSFRTTVIGHVLARMAGADVARTTYLCLFHDLHEARTGDFNYVNRIYNSSTRTLALEHAVKGTGLEEDILGYWKELEETATLEARLAQDADQLDFILNLKEEADLGNAYAAKWLETALQRVRTQWGRELADTIAVTDHKDWWFLGPDPSWWSRKNGKTSGK; the protein is encoded by the coding sequence ATGGCGGACATGGACGGACGCGACAGGCTGACGAGGCTGGCGGATTTTTTTTTCGAGTGCGGCATGCTCAGGAAGACCCCGCGCACGGGTTACCAGTTTCTGGGCACAGGCAGCGAGACAGTGGCCGAGCACTCGTTCCGCACCACTGTCATCGGGCATGTGCTGGCCCGGATGGCCGGGGCGGACGTGGCCCGGACCACCTACCTGTGCCTGTTCCACGATCTGCACGAGGCGCGCACCGGCGATTTCAACTACGTCAACCGCATCTACAACTCCTCGACGCGCACCCTGGCCCTGGAGCACGCGGTCAAGGGCACCGGGCTGGAGGAGGATATCCTTGGCTATTGGAAGGAGTTAGAGGAGACCGCGACCCTCGAAGCCAGGCTGGCCCAGGACGCGGACCAGCTCGATTTCATCCTCAATCTCAAGGAGGAGGCGGATCTGGGCAACGCCTATGCCGCCAAGTGGCTCGAAACAGCGCTCCAGCGGGTGCGCACCCAGTGGGGCCGCGAGCTGGCCGACACCATCGCCGTGACCGACCACAAGGACTGGTGGTTCCTGGGGCCGGACCCCTCCTGGTGGTCGCGCAAGAACGGCAAAACCAGCGGAAAATGA
- a CDS encoding ABC transporter ATP-binding protein, with the protein MSSAPSIRLEGLTIGYGSKVVAENLDIVFPGGKLSMVVGGSGSGKSTLIKHILKLLPSKGGRVFIGEHDLSMLSNREQRCIRQRTGVLFQDGALLGSLRLKDNIALPLREHTRLGEDEIMQIVRDRLATVGLDHAMELFPNELSGGMRKRAGLARALVMDPQMLFCDEPTSGLDPVMSAELDQLMLEMMCQFDMTMVVVTHDLRSMHALADFVVVLGEQRCLFQGTIEELDATNDPYLRRFLDRSPGERDASGLTLPPISQDMMKLNCADMLGAKATGRKDGRCSS; encoded by the coding sequence ATGAGCAGCGCACCGAGCATCCGCCTTGAGGGGCTGACCATAGGGTACGGCAGCAAGGTCGTGGCCGAGAATCTCGACATCGTATTTCCGGGCGGCAAGCTCTCCATGGTCGTGGGCGGTTCCGGCTCCGGCAAGTCCACGCTGATCAAGCACATCCTCAAGCTCCTGCCCTCCAAGGGAGGCAGGGTGTTCATCGGCGAACACGATCTGAGCATGCTTTCCAACCGCGAGCAGCGGTGCATCCGCCAGCGTACGGGTGTGCTCTTCCAGGATGGGGCGCTGCTCGGCTCGCTGAGGCTCAAGGACAACATCGCCCTGCCGCTGCGCGAGCACACCCGGCTTGGCGAGGACGAGATCATGCAGATCGTGCGGGACCGGCTGGCCACGGTCGGGCTGGATCACGCGATGGAGCTGTTCCCCAACGAGCTTTCGGGCGGCATGCGCAAGCGCGCCGGGCTGGCCAGGGCGCTGGTCATGGACCCGCAGATGCTGTTTTGCGACGAGCCGACCTCGGGCCTGGATCCGGTCATGTCGGCGGAGCTTGACCAGTTGATGCTGGAGATGATGTGCCAGTTCGACATGACCATGGTCGTGGTCACCCACGATTTGCGGAGCATGCACGCCCTGGCTGATTTTGTGGTGGTCCTTGGCGAGCAGCGGTGCCTCTTCCAGGGAACCATCGAGGAGCTGGACGCCACCAACGATCCCTACCTGCGCCGATTTCTCGACCGCTCGCCCGGCGAGCGCGATGCCTCCGGGCTGACCCTGCCGCCCATCAGCCAGGACATGATGAAACTCAATTGCGCCGACATGCTGGGCGCAAAAGCCACAGGCCGAAAGGATGGACGATGTTCAAGCTGA
- a CDS encoding metallophosphoesterase family protein, whose product MKIAVISDTHMGDLPGWLDRVYEQWLGPADVLIHCGDITSFQTWSYFMRHDRFICVRGNCDWDPNLVGQLEPMVTASVGPLTVGVAHGWGARSLVPVTVVQAFGPGCDLICYGHTHCRDWSLVEGVRVVNPGSLGEVGSMAEITVSDQGDMDCRFIDVF is encoded by the coding sequence ATGAAGATCGCGGTCATATCCGACACCCACATGGGCGACCTGCCTGGGTGGCTTGACCGTGTCTACGAGCAGTGGCTCGGTCCTGCCGACGTGCTCATTCACTGCGGCGACATCACCTCCTTTCAGACATGGTCCTATTTCATGCGCCACGACCGGTTCATCTGCGTGCGCGGCAACTGCGACTGGGACCCCAACCTCGTCGGCCAGCTGGAGCCCATGGTCACCGCCTCAGTCGGGCCTTTGACCGTGGGCGTGGCCCATGGCTGGGGCGCTCGTTCGCTGGTGCCCGTGACCGTTGTCCAGGCGTTTGGGCCGGGCTGCGACCTGATCTGCTACGGCCATACCCATTGTCGTGACTGGTCCCTGGTCGAGGGTGTCCGGGTGGTCAATCCCGGCTCCCTGGGCGAGGTCGGCTCCATGGCCGAGATCACTGTCTCCGACCAGGGGGACATGGACTGCCGGTTCATCGACGTTTTTTGA
- a CDS encoding CinA family protein encodes MDSRLVSLAVSELGECLRVHDNMLATAESCTGGLLASTLTDTPGSSDWFAGSVVAYSNAVKERLLGVDPALLRDHGAVSEPVVLAMAQGALKAVGADISVAISGIAGPSGGTPDKPVGTVWMAWAWPSGTRARLHTFSGPRESIKAQSVMAALNGLLSVCR; translated from the coding sequence ATGGACAGCCGCCTTGTTTCCCTTGCCGTGTCCGAACTCGGCGAATGCCTGCGCGTTCACGACAACATGCTGGCCACTGCCGAGTCGTGCACTGGCGGCCTGCTGGCCAGCACCCTGACCGACACGCCCGGCAGCTCAGACTGGTTCGCCGGGTCTGTGGTCGCCTATTCCAACGCGGTCAAGGAGCGGCTGCTGGGCGTGGACCCGGCCCTGCTCAGGGATCACGGCGCAGTCTCCGAGCCCGTGGTCCTGGCCATGGCCCAAGGCGCGCTCAAGGCCGTGGGCGCGGACATCTCCGTGGCCATCTCCGGCATCGCCGGCCCCTCGGGCGGCACCCCGGACAAACCCGTCGGCACCGTCTGGATGGCCTGGGCCTGGCCCTCGGGCACCCGCGCCCGCCTCCACACCTTCTCCGGCCCCCGCGAGTCCATCAAGGCCCAGTCCGTCATGGCCGCCCTCAACGGCCTGCTCAGCGTCTGCCGGTGA
- a CDS encoding DVU0772 family protein, protein MSDDTNACEQWLNEVNWDMIHEDAVTLYLEWGNNNYRDAMRTPVTKSGEYSIYFAVDTWEEPRVVLMRMDNYGSTILCAKKLPPTLVQELHDDIKGIKGILELPPYIKEWLIKELEK, encoded by the coding sequence ATGAGCGACGACACCAACGCCTGCGAGCAATGGCTCAACGAAGTCAACTGGGACATGATCCACGAGGACGCCGTCACCCTGTACCTGGAGTGGGGCAACAACAACTACCGCGACGCCATGCGCACCCCCGTGACCAAAAGCGGCGAGTATTCCATCTATTTCGCCGTGGACACCTGGGAGGAACCCAGGGTGGTGCTCATGCGCATGGACAACTACGGCTCCACCATCCTGTGTGCCAAGAAGCTCCCGCCCACGCTGGTCCAGGAGCTGCACGACGATATCAAGGGCATCAAGGGCATCCTCGAACTGCCGCCCTACATCAAGGAGTGGCTGATCAAGGAACTCGAAAAATAG
- the argJ gene encoding bifunctional glutamate N-acetyltransferase/amino-acid acetyltransferase ArgJ: MHIPKGYRFAAAQAGFKKVGKYDLGAIVSDVPAVAAGVFTTNKFKAAPVLQCREMLADGRKMSGFLVNSGQANACTGDQGRANCRETLNMVARALGVPADELLPASTGVIGAQFDLSKWEAAMPALVKSLETGTAELVARAIMTTDTVHKLAHASFEMPSGEVRLLGMCKGAGMISPNMATMLSFILCDADISTEAWQTMLADCVNLTINRITVDGDMSTNDCVMALANGASGVAIESEDDYVTLRKHLLAVLEELAYKIVMDAEGGTKVAFIQVSGARSDGDAEKVARAVGNSPLVKTALFGSDPNWGRIICAAGYSGAEFNPDDLVLKIGGILVFRNGTPEPGDMDGLLKPIMKERDIVIHINVGDGPGSSLLLASDLSRDYVSINADYRS, translated from the coding sequence ATGCATATACCCAAGGGATACAGGTTCGCCGCCGCCCAGGCGGGATTCAAGAAGGTCGGCAAGTACGACCTGGGGGCCATTGTCAGCGACGTTCCGGCTGTGGCCGCGGGCGTGTTCACCACCAACAAGTTCAAGGCCGCCCCGGTCCTGCAATGCCGCGAGATGCTGGCCGATGGTCGGAAGATGAGCGGCTTTCTCGTCAACTCGGGCCAGGCCAACGCCTGCACCGGCGACCAGGGCCGCGCCAATTGCCGCGAGACCCTGAACATGGTCGCCAGGGCGCTGGGCGTCCCGGCGGACGAGCTGCTGCCCGCCTCAACCGGCGTCATCGGCGCGCAGTTCGATCTGAGCAAGTGGGAGGCGGCCATGCCCGCCCTGGTCAAAAGCCTTGAGACCGGCACGGCTGAATTGGTGGCCCGGGCCATCATGACCACCGACACTGTGCACAAGCTGGCCCACGCCAGTTTCGAGATGCCGTCGGGCGAGGTCCGCCTGCTCGGCATGTGCAAGGGCGCGGGCATGATCAGCCCGAACATGGCCACCATGCTCAGCTTCATCCTCTGCGACGCGGACATCTCGACCGAGGCGTGGCAGACCATGCTGGCCGACTGCGTCAACCTGACCATCAACCGGATCACGGTGGACGGCGACATGTCCACCAACGACTGCGTTATGGCCCTGGCCAACGGCGCGTCCGGGGTGGCCATCGAGAGCGAGGACGACTACGTCACCTTGCGCAAGCATCTGCTGGCCGTGCTTGAGGAACTGGCCTATAAAATAGTAATGGACGCCGAGGGCGGCACCAAGGTGGCCTTCATCCAGGTGTCCGGAGCAAGGAGCGACGGTGATGCCGAGAAGGTGGCCAGGGCCGTGGGCAACTCGCCTCTGGTCAAGACCGCGCTCTTCGGCTCGGACCCCAACTGGGGCCGTATCATCTGCGCCGCGGGCTACTCCGGAGCCGAGTTCAACCCCGACGACCTGGTGCTCAAGATCGGCGGCATCCTCGTGTTCCGCAACGGCACGCCCGAACCGGGCGACATGGACGGGCTGCTGAAACCGATCATGAAGGAGCGCGACATCGTCATCCACATCAACGTGGGCGACGGGCCGGGCAGTTCCCTGCTCCTGGCCTCTGACCTGAGCCGGGACTATGTGTCCATCAACGCGGACTACCGCTCGTAG
- a CDS encoding MlaA family lipoprotein: MTARIAVCLLLAALLLMGAGSVFASDAAQPDGTVEVAQFSDMKGHGAAADAKNAVAEDDVDDFDEYADTEDLIADPFKGWNMVWFSFNDAMYHGVFKPVATGYAWAIPAKPRQWVRNFFTNMLFPVRFVNNVFQGKFDAAYMETSKFIANTSWGLLGFADVASGMKRNWEPERPTADGFGQTLGKTGLGHGVYLVWPFLGPSSIRESVGWVGDTLLDPLTYCDLTFIEFVAVRAYKNVNQLSLELRGNEYETITDGAIDKYAAVRDAYVRFRAKKVKE, encoded by the coding sequence ATGACCGCAAGGATCGCAGTCTGTCTTTTACTGGCGGCCCTCCTCCTGATGGGGGCTGGGTCCGTTTTCGCTTCCGATGCTGCGCAGCCCGACGGGACTGTTGAGGTGGCCCAGTTTTCCGACATGAAAGGCCACGGGGCTGCGGCTGACGCCAAGAACGCGGTGGCGGAAGACGACGTTGACGATTTTGACGAGTACGCCGATACCGAAGACCTCATCGCCGACCCCTTCAAGGGGTGGAACATGGTCTGGTTCAGCTTCAACGACGCCATGTACCACGGGGTGTTCAAGCCCGTGGCCACCGGCTATGCCTGGGCCATCCCGGCCAAGCCGCGTCAGTGGGTCAGGAATTTCTTCACCAACATGCTCTTCCCTGTCCGCTTCGTGAACAATGTCTTTCAGGGCAAGTTCGATGCGGCCTACATGGAAACCTCCAAGTTCATCGCCAACACCAGCTGGGGCCTGCTCGGCTTTGCCGACGTCGCCTCCGGCATGAAGCGCAACTGGGAGCCGGAGCGCCCCACGGCAGACGGCTTTGGCCAGACCCTGGGCAAGACCGGCCTCGGACACGGCGTCTATCTCGTCTGGCCCTTCCTCGGCCCCAGCTCCATCCGCGAGTCCGTGGGCTGGGTGGGCGACACCCTGCTTGATCCGCTCACCTACTGCGACCTGACCTTTATCGAGTTCGTTGCCGTTCGCGCCTACAAGAACGTCAACCAGCTCTCCCTCGAACTGCGCGGCAACGAGTACGAGACCATCACCGATGGAGCCATCGACAAGTACGCCGCCGTGCGCGATGCCTATGTCCGCTTCCGGGCCAAGAAGGTCAAGGAATAG
- a CDS encoding ABC transporter substrate-binding protein, translating into MLEIIKRLCIAGAVILFVSCMLPTRSSHSGEPGEPGELVFGMSAAFTGANGEMGIEFYRGLMAYIEHFNANGGASGWTIKVLPANDGYNPLPCFENTVRFIEEEDVFALFSYVGTPTTAHILPLLQKFSARHTFLLFPLTGAQPMRTEPFGEYVYTLRASYFEETAGLVDNLLKVGRRRIAVFYQNDAYGRTGWDGVRRALRRQGEQVVAEAAYRRGATYEQDFTSEVAHLMEAGPDAIICVGTYASQAAFIRDMRNAGHDLPVAGLSFSDSDKMLELLTLEERRSGRKYTEKLICSQVVPCYEDLTLSGVRFYRELMDNYKGTGQVAGQGYSPRRFSYVSFEGFLNGIMLGEMVRRMADDPRRERIPEVMDSIVDMDLGIGVNVSFGPGRRQGLDAVYFTTVAGGHFQPIRDWAEWSR; encoded by the coding sequence GTGCTGGAAATAATAAAACGCCTGTGTATTGCTGGGGCAGTCATCCTGTTCGTCAGCTGCATGCTGCCGACCCGCTCGTCGCATTCGGGGGAGCCAGGGGAGCCGGGGGAGCTGGTCTTTGGCATGTCCGCCGCCTTTACCGGGGCCAACGGTGAAATGGGTATCGAATTTTACCGGGGACTTATGGCCTACATCGAGCACTTCAACGCGAACGGCGGCGCTTCGGGGTGGACCATCAAGGTGCTGCCCGCCAACGACGGATACAATCCGCTGCCCTGTTTCGAGAACACGGTCCGGTTCATTGAGGAGGAGGATGTCTTTGCCCTGTTCTCGTATGTGGGAACGCCGACCACCGCGCACATTCTGCCACTGCTTCAGAAATTCAGCGCGCGGCACACCTTTCTGCTTTTTCCCCTGACCGGGGCGCAGCCCATGCGCACAGAGCCCTTTGGGGAATACGTCTATACCTTGCGCGCGTCCTATTTCGAGGAGACGGCGGGGCTGGTGGACAATCTGCTCAAGGTGGGCCGCAGGCGCATCGCAGTCTTCTATCAGAACGACGCCTACGGGCGGACCGGCTGGGACGGCGTTCGCCGCGCCCTCAGGCGGCAGGGCGAGCAGGTGGTGGCCGAGGCCGCCTATCGCCGGGGCGCAACCTACGAGCAGGACTTCACCTCCGAAGTGGCGCATCTCATGGAGGCCGGGCCGGACGCGATCATCTGTGTTGGCACCTATGCCTCCCAGGCAGCGTTTATCCGCGACATGCGCAACGCCGGACACGATCTGCCCGTGGCCGGGCTGTCGTTTTCCGACAGCGACAAGATGCTCGAACTGTTGACCCTGGAGGAGCGCAGGTCTGGCCGCAAATATACGGAAAAACTCATCTGTTCCCAGGTGGTTCCGTGTTACGAAGACCTCACCCTCAGTGGCGTGCGCTTCTACCGGGAGTTGATGGACAACTACAAGGGCACCGGTCAGGTGGCTGGCCAGGGCTACAGCCCGCGCCGGTTCAGCTACGTCAGCTTCGAGGGGTTCCTCAACGGGATCATGCTGGGGGAGATGGTCAGGCGGATGGCCGACGACCCGAGGCGCGAGCGCATTCCTGAGGTCATGGACTCCATCGTTGACATGGACCTGGGCATCGGCGTCAACGTCAGTTTCGGCCCTGGTCGCCGACAGGGGCTGGATGCCGTGTACTTCACCACCGTGGCGGGCGGCCATTTTCAGCCCATCCGCGACTGGGCGGAATGGAGCCGATGA